The Emcibacter nanhaiensis genome has a window encoding:
- a CDS encoding lysophospholipid acyltransferase family protein, which translates to MLYLRSILFNTFFWVGTPLVILLILTPLMLCKTDRPMRRVILWWANVVVWMLEHVARIKVEIRGRENIPKDRGFILCAKHMSNLDAFLAFREAPTLTALGKKELFRVPFLGQVLSKLNIISIDRQSGTAHKVTPVVADIIYHQKLPLLVYPEGTRTLVGERRKLKSGAYHIQAERDIPVITLASNSGQHWKKHDFRKIPGTVVAEFHPALPGDLEKDAFMKKLTDAIIHRSEELMNLKHPRQD; encoded by the coding sequence ATGCTGTATTTACGTTCGATCCTTTTCAACACCTTCTTCTGGGTGGGAACCCCTCTTGTCATTCTGCTGATCCTCACGCCGCTGATGCTGTGCAAGACCGACCGTCCCATGCGGCGGGTGATCCTGTGGTGGGCCAATGTGGTGGTCTGGATGCTGGAACATGTGGCGCGGATCAAGGTTGAAATCCGGGGACGGGAAAATATCCCGAAAGACCGGGGCTTCATCCTGTGTGCCAAGCATATGAGCAACCTGGACGCTTTTCTTGCTTTCCGTGAAGCCCCGACCCTGACGGCACTGGGCAAGAAGGAACTGTTCCGGGTGCCGTTCCTCGGCCAGGTGCTGAGCAAGCTCAATATTATCTCCATCGATCGCCAGTCCGGCACCGCCCATAAAGTCACCCCGGTGGTGGCCGACATTATCTATCACCAGAAGCTGCCGCTGCTGGTCTATCCGGAGGGGACCCGCACCCTGGTGGGGGAACGGCGCAAGCTGAAAAGCGGCGCCTATCATATCCAGGCGGAGCGGGACATCCCGGTCATCACCCTGGCCAGCAATTCAGGCCAGCACTGGAAAAAGCACGACTTCCGCAAAATCCCCGGCACCGTGGTCGCCGAATTCCATCCGGCCCTGCCCGGAGATCTGGAAAAAGACGCCTTCATGAAAAAGTTGACCGATGCCATCATCCACCGCAGTGAAGAGCTCATGAACCTGAAACACCCCCGTCAAGACTGA
- a CDS encoding cytochrome-c peroxidase: MAASAAASTPPACCDELLDEARDYFEPLPETVPQSEDNPLTEEKVELGKMLYFEPRLSKSWVFSCNSCHNVATAGVDMRPKSVGHTWQLGGRNSPTVLNSVFNDSQFWDGRAADLTEQAKGPITNPVEMAHREDLAVETLSSIPQYVALFRKAFPGDKQPVNYTNVAKAIAAFEARELITPNAPFDRFLKGDEKALSDRQRRGLRAFMDYGCTACHSGVNLGGSGFFQFGVMNMPDKKILPREDKGVQDLTGDEGDAYSFRSAALRNVALTAPYFHSGVVWDLGEAVQVMAKAQLDEELSKEDVADIVAFLESLTGDQPRITLPSLPIGPSDMIKPVDD; the protein is encoded by the coding sequence ATGGCTGCTTCCGCCGCCGCCTCGACTCCTCCCGCCTGCTGTGACGAGCTTCTGGACGAGGCCCGTGACTATTTCGAGCCGCTGCCGGAAACGGTGCCCCAGTCAGAGGACAATCCGCTGACTGAAGAAAAGGTTGAGCTCGGCAAAATGCTTTATTTCGAGCCCCGTCTGTCCAAAAGCTGGGTCTTCAGCTGCAACAGCTGCCATAATGTCGCCACCGCCGGCGTGGACATGCGTCCCAAATCTGTCGGCCACACCTGGCAGTTGGGCGGCCGCAACTCCCCGACCGTGTTGAATTCGGTCTTTAACGACAGCCAGTTCTGGGACGGCCGCGCCGCCGATCTGACCGAGCAAGCCAAGGGTCCGATCACCAATCCGGTGGAGATGGCGCACCGGGAGGATCTGGCGGTGGAAACCCTGTCTTCTATCCCGCAGTATGTGGCCCTGTTCCGGAAAGCCTTTCCGGGTGACAAGCAGCCGGTCAATTACACCAATGTGGCCAAGGCCATTGCCGCCTTCGAAGCCCGGGAGCTGATTACCCCCAATGCGCCGTTTGACCGTTTCCTGAAAGGGGACGAGAAAGCCCTGAGCGACCGGCAGAGACGCGGCCTGCGTGCCTTCATGGATTACGGCTGCACAGCCTGCCATTCCGGCGTCAACCTCGGCGGCAGCGGTTTCTTCCAGTTCGGCGTGATGAATATGCCGGACAAGAAAATCCTGCCCCGGGAGGACAAAGGTGTCCAGGATCTCACCGGGGATGAGGGCGATGCCTACAGTTTCCGCTCTGCCGCTTTGCGCAACGTGGCGCTGACCGCGCCCTATTTCCATTCCGGCGTGGTCTGGGACCTGGGAGAAGCGGTCCAGGTTATGGCCAAGGCTCAGCTGGATGAAGAGCTGAGCAAGGAAGATGTAGCCGATATTGTCGCCTTCCTGGAAAGCCTGACCGGAGACCAGCCCAGGATCACCCTGCCAAGCCTGCCCATCGGCCCGTCCGACATGATCAAGCCGGTGGATGACTGA
- a CDS encoding glycine C-acetyltransferase, producing the protein MSRRYIDHLTSEIAALKEAGLYKSERTITSPQQAVVHVAQKGDQDFINFCANNYLGLANDPQLVEAAKTALDKYGYGMSSVRFICGTQDIHKELEHKLAAFLGTEDVILYPSCFDANAGLFETLLTEEDAIISDALNHASIIDGIRLCKAKRFRYANNDMQALEDCLKQAQDCRFRLIATDGVFSMDGILANLPAICDLAEKYDAMVMVDDSHAVGFMGESGAGTPEYFGLSDRVDILTGTLGKAMGGASGGYTAADAVIVDWLRQRSRPYLFSNTLAPVIAATSCTVIDMLKESGDLRAKVHANAARFREKMEQAGFSLGGAGHPIVPVMLGDARLAGEMADRLLEEGIFVIGFSYPVVPEGKARIRTQMSAAHTTEQIDRAVNAFSRIGRELGVI; encoded by the coding sequence ATGTCCCGACGCTATATCGACCATCTCACTTCCGAAATCGCCGCCCTGAAAGAAGCCGGGCTTTACAAGTCCGAACGCACCATTACCAGCCCGCAGCAGGCCGTGGTGCATGTGGCGCAAAAGGGCGACCAGGATTTCATCAATTTCTGCGCCAACAATTACCTGGGCCTGGCCAATGATCCGCAGCTGGTCGAAGCGGCCAAGACGGCGCTCGACAAATATGGCTACGGCATGTCGTCGGTGCGCTTCATCTGCGGCACCCAGGATATCCACAAGGAGCTGGAACACAAGCTGGCGGCCTTTCTCGGCACCGAGGATGTGATCCTCTATCCGAGCTGTTTCGACGCCAATGCCGGCCTGTTCGAAACCCTGCTCACGGAAGAGGACGCCATCATCTCCGACGCTCTCAACCATGCCAGCATCATCGACGGCATCCGGCTGTGCAAGGCGAAGCGGTTCCGCTATGCCAACAACGACATGCAGGCCCTGGAAGACTGCCTGAAACAGGCGCAGGACTGCCGCTTCCGGCTGATTGCCACCGACGGCGTCTTTTCCATGGACGGCATTCTTGCCAACCTGCCGGCCATCTGCGACCTGGCGGAAAAATATGACGCCATGGTCATGGTGGATGACAGTCACGCGGTCGGCTTCATGGGCGAGAGCGGCGCCGGCACCCCGGAATATTTCGGCCTGTCCGACCGGGTTGACATCCTCACCGGCACCCTGGGCAAGGCCATGGGCGGCGCCTCCGGCGGCTATACCGCCGCCGATGCGGTGATTGTCGACTGGCTGCGGCAGCGCTCGCGCCCCTATCTCTTTTCCAATACCCTGGCGCCGGTCATTGCCGCCACCAGCTGCACCGTCATCGACATGCTGAAGGAAAGCGGTGACCTGAGGGCAAAAGTCCATGCCAACGCCGCCCGTTTCCGGGAAAAGATGGAACAGGCCGGGTTCAGTCTGGGCGGGGCCGGACATCCCATTGTGCCGGTCATGCTGGGCGATGCGCGCCTGGCCGGGGAGATGGCCGACCGTCTTTTGGAGGAAGGGATCTTTGTGATCGGCTTCTCCTATCCGGTAGTGCCCGAAGGCAAGGCCCGGATCCGCACCCAGATGTCCGCGGCCCACACCACCGAACAGATCGACCGTGCCGTCAACGCCTTCAGCCGCATCGGCCGCGAGCTGGGCGTTATTTAA
- the tdh gene encoding L-threonine 3-dehydrogenase — MKALVKSKAEVGIWMQDIPEPEIGPNDVLVKIRKTAICGTDIHIYNWDNWAQKTIPVGMQVGHEFVGEIVELGSEVQGLALGQRVSAEGHITCGHCRNCRAGKRHLCRNTLGIGVNRPGAFAEYLSVPAVNICPLPDGISDDMGAILDPLGNATHTALSFDLVGEDVLITGAGPIGIMAVAIARHVGARNVVITDVNDYRLELARQMGATRAVNVSREKLRDVMDELHMHEGFDVGLEMSGVPTAFADMLDTLNHGGKVALLGLLPAETGVDWNHVIFKGLEIHGIYGRKMFETWYKMIAMLESGLNLDPILTHHFPVDDFQAGFDRMRSGQSGKVILDWQKNDASS; from the coding sequence ATGAAAGCCCTGGTCAAAAGCAAGGCGGAAGTAGGCATCTGGATGCAGGACATCCCGGAGCCGGAAATCGGCCCCAACGATGTGCTGGTCAAAATCAGGAAAACCGCGATCTGCGGCACCGACATCCATATCTATAACTGGGACAACTGGGCGCAAAAGACCATCCCGGTCGGCATGCAGGTGGGCCATGAATTCGTCGGCGAGATCGTCGAACTGGGTTCGGAGGTCCAGGGCCTCGCCCTCGGCCAGCGGGTGTCCGCCGAAGGGCATATCACCTGCGGCCATTGCCGCAACTGCCGGGCCGGCAAACGCCATCTGTGCCGCAACACCCTGGGCATCGGCGTCAACCGCCCCGGCGCCTTCGCCGAATATCTGTCGGTGCCGGCGGTCAATATCTGCCCGCTGCCGGACGGAATCAGCGACGATATGGGCGCCATTCTCGACCCGCTCGGCAACGCCACCCATACGGCGCTCAGTTTTGACCTGGTGGGGGAAGATGTTCTGATCACCGGCGCCGGCCCGATCGGCATCATGGCCGTGGCCATCGCCCGCCATGTGGGCGCCCGCAATGTGGTCATCACCGATGTCAATGACTATCGCCTGGAACTGGCCCGGCAGATGGGCGCGACCCGGGCGGTCAATGTCAGCCGGGAAAAGTTGCGCGACGTCATGGATGAGCTGCATATGCACGAGGGATTCGATGTGGGGCTGGAAATGTCCGGCGTGCCGACCGCCTTCGCCGACATGCTCGACACCCTGAACCATGGCGGCAAGGTGGCGCTGCTCGGCCTGTTGCCGGCGGAAACCGGCGTGGACTGGAACCATGTGATCTTCAAGGGGCTGGAGATTCACGGCATCTACGGCCGCAAAATGTTTGAAACCTGGTACAAGATGATCGCCATGCTGGAAAGCGGCCTGAACCTGGACCCGATTCTCACCCATCACTTCCCGGTCGACGATTTTCAGGCCGGTTTTGACAGGATGAGATCGGGCCAATCCGGCAAGGTTATTCTGGACTGGCAGAAAAATGATGCTTCCTCTTGA
- the folD gene encoding bifunctional methylenetetrahydrofolate dehydrogenase/methenyltetrahydrofolate cyclohydrolase FolD — MSAQIIDGKAFAANLKQDIAKQVAILKEKHNITPGLAVVIVGEDPASQIYVRNKNKSTVEAGMNSFEHVLPEDTSEADLLALVEQLNNDPAINGILVQLPLPKHINESAVIDAINPAKDVDGFHVINSGLLATGGDAIVPCTPLGCLLMLRDRLGDMSGLDAVVVGRSNIVGKPMAQLLLNENCTVTIAHSRTRDLPGVVGRADIVVAAVGRAELVKGDWIKQGATVIDVGINRIATDDGKSRIVGDVEFAAAAERAGAITPVPGGVGPMTIACLLKNTVTATCRQAGVKEPQA; from the coding sequence ATGAGCGCGCAAATTATCGACGGTAAGGCCTTTGCAGCCAACCTGAAACAGGACATTGCCAAACAGGTGGCGATCCTCAAGGAAAAGCACAACATCACCCCCGGGCTTGCCGTGGTAATCGTCGGCGAGGATCCGGCCAGCCAGATTTATGTGCGCAACAAAAACAAGTCCACCGTTGAGGCCGGCATGAACAGTTTTGAACATGTTCTGCCCGAAGACACCTCCGAAGCTGACCTGCTGGCGCTGGTGGAGCAGCTCAATAATGATCCGGCGATCAACGGCATCCTGGTGCAGTTGCCGCTGCCGAAGCACATCAATGAAAGCGCCGTGATCGACGCCATCAACCCGGCCAAGGATGTGGACGGTTTCCATGTGATCAACTCCGGCCTGCTGGCCACCGGCGGCGACGCCATCGTCCCCTGTACGCCGCTCGGCTGCCTGCTGATGCTGCGGGACCGGCTCGGCGACATGAGCGGCCTGGATGCCGTGGTGGTCGGCCGCTCCAATATTGTCGGCAAACCCATGGCCCAGCTGCTGCTCAATGAAAACTGCACCGTGACCATCGCCCACAGCCGCACCAGGGACCTGCCGGGAGTAGTCGGCCGCGCCGATATCGTGGTCGCCGCCGTCGGACGTGCGGAACTGGTCAAGGGCGACTGGATCAAGCAAGGCGCCACCGTCATCGATGTGGGCATCAACCGCATCGCCACCGACGACGGCAAAAGCCGGATTGTCGGCGATGTGGAATTCGCCGCCGCGGCCGAGCGGGCCGGCGCCATCACCCCGGTACCCGGCGGGGTCGGTCCCATGACCATCGCCTGCCTGCTGAAGAATACCGTCACCGCCACCTGCCGCCAGGCCGGTGTGAAAGAGCCGCAGGCCTGA
- a CDS encoding sensor histidine kinase, whose amino-acid sequence MTGSVYCALVALVLYLEKISPGQQLFIHLTGTEWHASPLVTYTLYIPGIFLIAFGLFNWLPAINEIANEIERRKNVEEELRHLHKHSEQLAIKAEEANQAKSEFLATMSHELRTPLNAVIGYAEFMLLHDIPLDEQRQRNYIQAIRKSGLHLLDLINDILDLAKVEAGKIELSVGDFHVGGMMEECRDFIATLAQKENIKLEIEITDCEFRTDMRLLRQIVINLLSNAVKYNIQGGRVQAAAKVDGDTLEIFVKDNGLGMSPEELKKVMEPFVQVDNSYSRSREGTGLGLTLVSRFACLLNGQVELRSEKHFGTTAIVRLPRLA is encoded by the coding sequence ATGACCGGCAGCGTCTACTGTGCACTGGTTGCCTTGGTCCTTTATCTCGAAAAAATCTCCCCGGGCCAGCAGCTCTTCATCCATCTGACCGGCACGGAGTGGCATGCCAGCCCGCTCGTCACCTATACCCTGTACATACCGGGTATATTTCTGATCGCCTTCGGCCTTTTCAACTGGCTGCCCGCCATCAACGAAATCGCAAACGAAATTGAACGTCGCAAAAATGTCGAGGAGGAATTGCGCCACCTCCACAAACATTCAGAACAGCTTGCTATCAAGGCCGAGGAAGCCAACCAGGCCAAATCGGAATTCCTCGCCACCATGTCCCATGAACTGCGCACCCCGCTCAATGCGGTGATCGGCTACGCGGAATTCATGCTGCTCCATGACATCCCGCTGGATGAACAACGGCAAAGAAACTATATCCAGGCGATCCGCAAAAGCGGCCTGCATCTGCTTGACCTGATCAACGACATCCTAGACCTGGCGAAGGTGGAGGCCGGGAAGATCGAACTTTCTGTGGGTGACTTCCACGTCGGCGGCATGATGGAGGAATGCCGTGATTTTATCGCCACACTGGCACAAAAAGAAAATATCAAGCTGGAGATCGAAATAACTGATTGTGAATTCCGGACAGACATGAGGCTGCTCCGGCAGATCGTCATCAACCTGTTATCAAATGCCGTAAAATATAACATTCAAGGCGGCAGGGTGCAGGCCGCGGCGAAAGTCGACGGCGATACACTGGAAATATTCGTCAAGGACAATGGCCTCGGCATGTCCCCCGAAGAACTCAAAAAAGTCATGGAACCGTTTGTTCAGGTCGATAACAGCTACAGCCGGTCCCGCGAGGGCACAGGACTTGGCCTGACTCTGGTCAGTCGGTTTGCCTGCCTCCTGAACGGGCAGGTTGAACTGAGGTCGGAAAAACATTTCGGCACAACCGCCATCGTCCGGCTCCCCAGGCTGGCATAA
- a CDS encoding ATP-binding protein, translated as MGTSAEKREKGRQILFQLLFGLIIIVFIIASLVVTTNLQKQNVLEEARQETRRKLMDTAFFIRQQLDRDIYLLKSLTSYVSVHPDLKEAQLKHFTGDVFQRDSHVASVGISAGYRIGFVYPENGNRVVIGLNYFDLPDQLSSIEKARKTGEIQLDGPSLSIQGNVVLFLRGPVYGPQPEGKEGQAEFLGFVSLLLDVDRLFAETALAMSSPTYTDFEYTVRTRDKNGSGYITVHGEDIPPGMPVLTTEMQVPGGIWELVAKPSPLPTTIQPVQWIIWAGGLFLIIFVIIFTVTRVKYIENRFEAQANLRKALLQAEKANRAKSEFLANMSHELRTPLNAIIGFSDILKQSADLNVSREKFTEYARDINESGSHLLEIINDILDLSKVEAGKYVVHEDVVWLEEIAGQCARLLVDNAKVKRIHLSSRFQEGFPALKADDRLMKQILINLLTNAIKFTPEKGRVDIIGTFQPGDGVMVTVADTGIGMSESDIERAMEPFGQVESYLTRYHQGTGLGLPLVRGFVELQGGEVEIDSTPGQGTNVRITFPENRVVKP; from the coding sequence ATGGGTACTTCAGCCGAAAAGCGGGAAAAGGGACGACAGATCCTTTTCCAGTTGCTCTTTGGCCTGATTATCATTGTTTTCATCATTGCCTCGCTGGTGGTTACCACAAATTTGCAGAAGCAGAATGTCCTGGAGGAAGCCCGGCAGGAAACCCGCCGCAAGCTCATGGATACCGCCTTTTTTATCCGACAGCAGTTGGACAGGGACATTTATCTGCTGAAAAGCCTGACATCATATGTCTCGGTTCATCCTGACCTCAAGGAGGCCCAACTGAAGCATTTTACCGGCGATGTATTCCAGCGGGACTCTCATGTTGCAAGTGTAGGCATTTCCGCGGGATACCGGATCGGTTTTGTCTATCCCGAAAACGGCAATCGTGTTGTGATCGGCCTGAATTATTTTGACTTGCCGGATCAGCTTTCTTCCATAGAAAAGGCCCGTAAAACCGGAGAAATTCAGCTGGATGGTCCCAGCCTGTCGATTCAGGGCAATGTTGTGCTGTTTCTCAGGGGACCTGTTTATGGGCCCCAGCCCGAAGGTAAGGAAGGACAAGCGGAATTTCTGGGCTTTGTGTCCCTGCTGCTCGACGTGGACCGTCTTTTTGCAGAAACGGCGCTTGCGATGTCGTCGCCGACCTATACAGACTTCGAGTATACTGTCAGGACCAGGGATAAGAATGGCAGCGGCTATATTACAGTTCATGGAGAGGATATCCCGCCCGGCATGCCGGTCCTGACAACCGAGATGCAGGTGCCTGGGGGAATCTGGGAACTGGTGGCCAAACCGTCCCCCCTCCCGACCACAATACAACCGGTGCAGTGGATAATCTGGGCCGGCGGATTGTTCCTGATCATTTTTGTGATTATTTTCACCGTTACCCGCGTCAAATATATTGAGAACAGATTTGAAGCCCAGGCGAATCTCCGCAAGGCGCTGCTGCAGGCGGAAAAGGCGAACCGTGCCAAGTCGGAATTCCTGGCCAATATGTCCCATGAACTGCGTACGCCGCTCAACGCCATTATCGGGTTTTCAGACATCCTTAAACAAAGCGCTGACCTGAATGTCAGTCGTGAAAAATTTACCGAGTATGCCCGCGATATCAATGAAAGCGGCAGCCATCTGCTGGAAATTATCAATGACATTCTGGACCTGTCCAAAGTTGAAGCGGGAAAATATGTAGTTCATGAAGATGTTGTCTGGCTGGAGGAAATTGCCGGACAGTGTGCGCGTCTGCTTGTGGACAATGCGAAGGTCAAGCGTATCCACTTATCCAGCCGGTTCCAGGAAGGGTTTCCCGCCCTGAAGGCGGATGACAGGCTGATGAAACAAATCCTGATCAACCTGCTGACCAATGCCATCAAATTCACACCGGAAAAAGGACGGGTGGATATTATCGGCACCTTCCAGCCGGGTGACGGTGTCATGGTTACCGTGGCAGATACCGGGATCGGCATGTCGGAGAGTGATATCGAGCGGGCGATGGAGCCGTTCGGTCAGGTGGAATCCTATCTGACAAGATATCATCAGGGCACCGGCCTGGGCCTGCCGCTGGTCCGGGGGTTTGTGGAACTCCAGGGAGGCGAGGTGGAGATTGACAGCACACCCGGCCAGGGGACCAACGTCCGGATAACTTTTCCAGAAAACCGGGTTGTAAAGCCGTAA
- the msrA gene encoding peptide-methionine (S)-S-oxide reductase MsrA, producing MTKEIATFAAGCFWGVELEFGKVPGVTSTRVGYTGGHLENPTYEKVCEDTTGHAEAVEVEFDPAVVSYQELLDKFWGMHDPTTRHRQGPDIGSQYRSAVFCHSESQKTQAEESLAREDASGRWANPVVTEILTAEKFWPAEEYHQKYLQKRGIDISCH from the coding sequence ATGACGAAGGAAATTGCAACATTTGCAGCGGGGTGCTTTTGGGGGGTGGAGCTGGAATTCGGTAAGGTTCCGGGCGTGACCTCCACCCGGGTCGGCTATACCGGCGGGCATCTGGAAAATCCGACCTATGAAAAAGTTTGTGAGGATACGACCGGTCATGCGGAAGCTGTGGAAGTTGAGTTCGACCCGGCGGTGGTGAGTTATCAGGAGCTGCTTGATAAATTCTGGGGCATGCATGACCCGACAACACGCCATCGGCAGGGACCGGATATCGGTTCACAGTATCGCTCGGCCGTTTTCTGCCACAGTGAAAGTCAGAAGACGCAGGCTGAAGAATCGCTGGCCCGGGAGGACGCTTCCGGACGCTGGGCGAACCCGGTGGTCACAGAAATTCTTACGGCGGAGAAATTCTGGCCGGCAGAGGAATATCATCAGAAATATTTGCAGAAACGCGGCATAGATATTTCCTGCCACTAG
- a CDS encoding helix-turn-helix domain-containing protein, which translates to MSRHSPPDVGSKIKELRSARQMTLEQLARASGVSKSMLSQIERGRTNPTVATLWSLTAPLGIDLADLLDSKGEDQATRHEISVLPSHQCPAIQSADGKCSLRILGPIDLVSQMEWYDMQIEPGGILESEPHSAGTREHITVLEGALRISNGLHQQDLAAGDTARYEADIPHAIENIGKSKARAMLVVIAG; encoded by the coding sequence ATGTCAAGACATTCCCCCCCTGATGTCGGCAGCAAGATCAAGGAACTGCGCAGCGCCCGGCAAATGACGCTGGAACAGCTGGCCCGGGCGTCCGGCGTGTCAAAATCCATGCTGTCGCAGATCGAGCGCGGGCGCACCAATCCGACGGTCGCCACCCTGTGGAGCCTGACCGCTCCGCTGGGCATCGACCTCGCCGACCTGCTGGACAGCAAGGGCGAGGACCAGGCCACCCGCCATGAAATCTCGGTGCTGCCAAGCCACCAGTGCCCGGCCATCCAGAGCGCCGACGGCAAATGCAGCCTGCGCATTCTCGGCCCCATCGACCTTGTCTCACAGATGGAATGGTACGACATGCAGATTGAACCCGGCGGCATTCTCGAGTCGGAGCCCCATTCCGCCGGCACGCGGGAGCATATCACCGTGCTGGAAGGCGCGCTCCGCATCAGCAACGGCCTGCACCAGCAGGACCTGGCGGCCGGAGATACCGCCCGATATGAAGCGGACATCCCCCATGCCATTGAAAATATTGGAAAATCAAAAGCCCGGGCGATGCTGGTGGTCATCGCAGGCTAG
- a CDS encoding MarC family protein, with the protein MLELFITSFVTLFVVIDPPGIAPIFAVMTSGHEAAYKRKMVFRATLIATIILVFFAFVGKGFLSVLGISMAAFRTAGGFMLFLIAMEMVFEKRTERREKKAEHDEFYDPLHEEPEDISVFPIAIPFMSGPGAIATIMLLMGQAGEDWSAKGLILAALLTVIASTTLILLLATKIMELVGHTAANAFTRILGVILAALATQYMFDGIRITFLGG; encoded by the coding sequence ATGCTTGAACTTTTCATCACCAGCTTCGTGACCCTGTTTGTCGTGATCGACCCGCCCGGGATCGCCCCCATTTTCGCGGTGATGACCTCGGGCCATGAGGCGGCCTATAAGCGGAAAATGGTGTTCCGGGCGACCCTGATCGCCACCATCATCCTGGTGTTTTTCGCCTTTGTCGGCAAAGGCTTCCTCTCGGTACTGGGCATCAGCATGGCGGCCTTCCGCACCGCCGGCGGTTTCATGCTGTTCCTGATCGCCATGGAAATGGTATTTGAAAAGCGCACTGAACGGCGCGAGAAAAAAGCCGAGCACGATGAGTTTTATGATCCACTGCATGAGGAGCCGGAAGATATCTCGGTCTTTCCCATCGCCATACCGTTCATGTCAGGCCCCGGCGCCATCGCCACCATTATGTTGCTGATGGGTCAGGCGGGCGAAGACTGGAGCGCAAAGGGACTGATCCTGGCCGCCCTGCTGACCGTGATCGCCTCCACCACCCTGATCCTGCTGTTGGCGACAAAAATCATGGAACTGGTCGGCCATACTGCCGCCAATGCCTTTACCCGGATTCTCGGCGTGATCCTGGCCGCGCTCGCCACCCAGTATATGTTCGACGGTATCCGGATCACTTTTCTCGGCGGCTGA
- a CDS encoding MATE family efflux transporter, whose translation MHDKQNTATENWLRERLTRQMSELLRLSFPIVLQRIGTMAMGLVDTLMVGHYSARDLAYQSAGDIPVITLIVLTIGLLTGIIVLSSNAVGAGNPRESGAIWKRGMVYALGLGLLWLMICMFGEEILLALGQDADIARGGGEVAQVLGYGMPFMTLLLACTFFLESISRPLPGLIVMIFANVLNIFLNWVLVFGHFGFEPMGAVGSAWSTTLIRVFIFFALLLFILVLKDGERFGIRDKADLSWKGWRRQRHIGYAAGITNGAEHLGFAGLMVFAGWISAETLAATTITFKLFGLPFMIAIGLGGATSVRVGIALGRRDPADLMLAGSAGLGFNILTMLPLAVLMVLYAENLTLFFTSAEVLVALTTPLISLSGFLLVFDTSQAIMGNALRGRQDVWMPTIIYIFAFNIVMIPLSWYMAFALDRKAEGLVEAVILTSILALALAAGRFYYLAYDDWQAAQQKAPA comes from the coding sequence ATGCATGACAAACAAAATACAGCGACGGAGAACTGGCTGCGCGAGCGACTGACACGGCAAATGTCAGAACTGCTGCGCCTGTCGTTTCCTATTGTCCTGCAACGGATCGGCACCATGGCCATGGGGCTGGTGGATACCCTGATGGTCGGCCACTACAGCGCCCGGGACCTGGCCTACCAGAGCGCCGGCGACATCCCGGTCATCACCCTGATCGTCCTGACCATCGGACTGCTGACCGGCATCATCGTGCTCAGCTCCAACGCCGTCGGCGCCGGCAACCCCCGGGAGTCCGGTGCCATCTGGAAACGGGGCATGGTCTATGCCCTGGGCCTGGGCCTGCTATGGTTGATGATCTGCATGTTCGGGGAAGAAATCCTGCTGGCGCTGGGACAGGATGCCGATATTGCCCGGGGCGGCGGCGAAGTGGCGCAGGTGCTGGGCTATGGCATGCCGTTCATGACGTTGCTGCTGGCCTGCACCTTTTTCCTGGAAAGCATCAGCCGCCCGCTGCCCGGCCTGATCGTCATGATTTTTGCCAATGTCCTCAATATCTTCCTGAACTGGGTGCTGGTATTCGGGCATTTCGGCTTTGAGCCCATGGGCGCGGTCGGATCGGCCTGGTCGACAACATTGATCCGGGTCTTTATCTTTTTCGCCCTGCTGCTCTTCATCCTGGTCCTGAAGGATGGTGAGAGGTTCGGCATTCGCGACAAAGCGGACCTGTCCTGGAAGGGCTGGCGACGCCAGCGCCATATCGGCTATGCTGCCGGGATCACCAACGGCGCCGAGCATCTCGGTTTTGCCGGACTGATGGTGTTTGCCGGCTGGATCAGCGCCGAAACCCTGGCCGCCACCACCATCACCTTCAAGCTGTTCGGCCTGCCGTTCATGATCGCCATCGGCCTGGGCGGCGCGACCTCTGTCCGGGTGGGCATTGCCCTCGGCCGGCGGGATCCTGCCGACCTGATGCTGGCAGGCAGCGCCGGCCTCGGGTTTAATATCCTGACCATGCTGCCGCTGGCGGTGTTGATGGTGCTTTATGCGGAAAACCTCACCCTGTTCTTCACCTCGGCAGAAGTGCTGGTGGCGCTAACCACGCCGCTGATCAGCCTGTCCGGCTTCCTGCTGGTGTTTGACACCTCCCAGGCCATCATGGGCAATGCGCTCCGGGGGCGACAGGATGTATGGATGCCGACGATCATTTATATATTTGCCTTCAATATCGTCATGATTCCCCTGTCCTGGTATATGGCCTTTGCGCTCGACCGCAAGGCGGAGGGCCTTGTTGAGGCAGTGATCCTGACCAGCATCCTGGCCCTGGCCCTGGCGGCGGGCAGATTCTATTATCTTGCCTATGATGACTGGCAGGCGGCGCAGCAGAAAGCTCCCGCCTGA